actgTCCAGCACAAGACTCTTGGCAAGCAGATACTGCCAGACTAAGAAACAGCTCCatcccctccattatcaggcttctgaatggtccttccataagctaaggtattCGATTCACCTTTATCTCATTGACATTGGACtcgtgctacaatgctgaaaactatattctgtatcttcccctttgctctatctattgtactttagATTGAACTAATTATATCTACATATGGCATGTCTGAGCTAATCTGTTTGgaatgtatgcaaaacaaagctgttcactgtgaaTGCTGGGCTGTTCGCTGTTCCTTGAATAATATTGTTTTCCACATCATTTCTCCAGTTTAAGTAGACAGGTTATTGGATAGGAGGGgcgtagagggatgtgggcctggTGCGGGCAAATGGGCTGaacatatatgttatgttgttGCAAATAAGAAATTGATAGTTTTATTGCGAGTATATACTGTATGGCTATTAATCACTATTGACTCTTGAATGTCGGTTCCACTGATGGAGCCCATTGCAGCGAATGAAACTTTGAAAACAGTAACTGGATGCGTTTCCTGCCAGGCTCTCGGATGGGGAAATGAGGGTCACAGAAAGCGAAAGGGAAGTGAGCGGATAAATAAATAACACTGACCTGGATCATCTTGGTTTCCCCTGGAGAATCCAACAGTTCAAACACAGCCTCCTGTTTGTCTGGGCGAACTTCAATCAGGTTCATTCTGTAattcacatttatattccttgcttTAACAATCTCCAGAAGCGAATCTGCGTATTTCTTCACTCCAAAGATCACCGGCAAGGATGTGTTGAAGATAATGTTTGCCTTGGATCGCTTTCCCATCTATAAGAAGAAAAATAAGGATTCCGTCTACATTTAGTATCTAAACCATCTGAAAACCTTTGGCAAGGACCTGCCACCTCAGGgtggaaaggcctggatagctTTGCTGGGAGTGAGTAGATCGGGATACAGCAGAGGTCATGAACACCTGCACTGCAATATTATGCTCACATTAAGAAAGGCATGGCTGAGGCGCAGAGCAAATCTCCTGGAGATattaggaagtgcagatgctggaatcatgaacaaaacacaaagtgcaggagtaacggagcagatcaggcagcatttgtagagggaaTGAATAAGTGACATTACAGGTTGGCACccgtcttcagacagaagaagggtcccagccaaaAACATcggctatccattccctccactgatgttgcctaaccaagtcaagtcaagtcaagtttattcgtcacatacacatacgagatgtgcagtgaaatgaaaagtggcaatgctcgcggactttgtgcaaaaagacaaacaaacaaacaaactataaacacaatcataaacacacacatattattttacccactgagttactgcagaacttccagtttaatttagttatagtttattgttgcgtgtaacgaggtacagtgcaaaaccTTTTATTTTGGTTGCGCTTGAGAGCAGTCAAAAGGTCAAAGATTGACTGTGGATGTGAAAGCTCATGTAGACCAATAACATGAGGGGAccgaaactatccctgaatttcTCACCTTCGGCTGGTGGGAGTCTTGGGCGGTTCTGACCTCTGACCTCTTCAGCAgcagaggaacagatcgggtagatgcacagagtctcttgcccagaggaggtgaatcgaggtccagagaacataggtttaaggtgcatggaaaaagattcaacaggaatctgtggggtaactttttccacacaaagggtggtgagtgtatggaacaagctgccagaggaggtagttgaggctgggactatcccaacatttaggacgggtttggagggatatgggatatgggcaggtgggactagtgtagctgggacatgtgggccggtgtgggccagttaggctgaagggcctgtttccacactggctaGCAGAGAAACTGGCAGATCAAGGTCCAGATGGGGGCAAAGGGCACTCTGCTCCTGATGTTTCTCATACTCTCAATGTTTCTACATTGCTAtctgactcctgaaccaatcacctgtTTTTCCTACAAGTACTGTCACCTACTCTTAACTTCATATGAAgggatttcattgcaccctggtgtctATGACAGTAAATAAATCTGATGTCATGTGCACTCAAATACCGGAGAGATTTAGAAGCTGAATTCCAGTCAAACGTTGGCAAATCAGGAGGGCTCTCTACCTTGCGGAGGTAGTGCTCGGAGAGGTACATGATCTTCTGTGAAGCACCGGCACACTTGATCGGTGTGTTGGGGTGGGTGAAGATGGCGTTTCCCTCCTCAAAATCCTGCAGTGCCCGCCAGGTTTTCTCAACAAAAGTCACCGAGTAGTTGGAGCCAATTCTGGGAAAATTGAAGCCTTCGGGAAGCCCCTTAATCTGAAGAACAGATTGTAAAGGTGAAGATTCAGACATCAGTGCCAGCAGAATCTGCCAACGCCCACTTCTGTAACCACCGCCCAGCCCTTCATCACTGCTGGTATATAtagaatatatttatatatatggcCCACATAGAGTCAATGTGGAGAGGATCTTGTACACTGTacaacaatgacaattaaaattgaatctgaatctgaatctttcctcgagtgggagagtctaggaccagaggccacagcctcagtataaaaaggatatacctttagaaaggagatgagaaggaattttgttagtcagaacgtggtgaatctgtggaattcattaccacatacatctgtggaggccaggtcaaaggatatttttaacgcagagattgacagattcttgattagtaagggtgtcagtaggttatggggagaaggcaggagaatgggtttgagagggaatgatggataagccatgattgaatggcctaattcagctataGCTTATGAACTATATGGTTGTTACAGGGAGGAATGAAAAATAACACAACCATCCCCCGGCTGGGCTGTGCTCCCTCATTGAGTGGAGGCTGTGAAAATCCCCATGAGATCTCTCAGCATcaccctatccctccctcctcacgCACCTCCCGTGCTCCGCCCATTGCGCCCTGTGGCTGTGACGCCAGTCTCAGGTCTTGGCCGCTAGTTCTTCTCAGTTTCCCACTGGATCTCCCAGTGAGGCCCAACATTGGATCCCACGTGCGGTCTACCCACCGCCCACTGTGACTGGTTGTCCCTGCCACCCTTAGTCCACCTCCCCTTCCATCACATCACCATCTCTGTGTTCCCAGACACTAGCAGCAAGTTACTTCGCACCGTCCCATTGAAGCCCCTTTGAAAATTGAGATGAATTCCATTTGCTGCATTACATCACTAACTCTCCCTGTCAACTGCTTCATTCTTGGTTGAAGACCTTTCCTTCAAGacctttcacccattccttctccccagtgatgctgcctgtcctgctgagttactccagctttttgtatctatctttcctTGTGAACCCCATGTTGcctctccacagatactacctgacctgttgagttcctccatttGCTGTAGATTGTTCATTCACTCATTTTGCTTTGGGACATTCTTCAAGTATCTCCTCCAGTCGGGATTCCATGCATTCCAATACTTTCCTTCTAACTTATATCACACTGGCCCATAATTCCCAGCACGTTATAGCCCCATTCTCCTATGCAGACCGTGCATTAACTACCTGCCAGCCCTCTTGGCCAACTCCCTGTCCAAATAAATGATTAAATACGTAATAATACTCCACTAATCACTTCCCCCAATTCCTTTGAAATGTGTGGACCCATTCCATCTCGACTGAGACTGATTGGACTATTTAATATAACCCTATTTCTATTTTCAATGTACATATCTCAGGGAATGTATCAAGTTCATGCCTTCttgctctccccacccctccccctccccattagTATTCCTGCCTTTCTCTTCTCACCAGCTGTGCATTCCACTCATCTTCCCCTCAGTGCTCCAACCCCCATCCCATTTTTATTGAGGTGCCTGTGAAAGGTTTTGCTCTTTAGTTGCAAAATTAATACAGAATGGAAAACATACCTTTTCATAATGTAGCTCTATTCCCAATGCAACAATCAAGTATCTGTAAGTGAGCTGAAGAAAGAATCGTTAATAAACTGTGCTTTCCCTGTCCTGACAGCTGAGTCACCTAGCAGTGGGACAACAAATACCGTTTCCCCCTGACCACTTTGTCCCGGGCCCTTCTTAacgagctccccccccccccccccacccccccccccatttccacgCTCTCTTTTAATGTTCCACCTTTACTAGGAACCCCCCCCAACACTTACCACTCCCCTTACAGTGACCTCCTTGCTTTACTGTGATCCACATTCCCGCCTTCCCGAGGGCCCAGAACCCGACTGAACCATGCCCCCCCTCACTATGCTGCCCCTAGCCCAGCATGCCTCCCCCATCATCTGCCCCCCACCCATTGTGCTCAGCCACCCACTGCACCCCACCTCACCCATTCACAACAGCCACACATCtaacaccatctccaccccccacccacccatcacCCCACAAGGCTGATTCCCTTTCCACAtgcccctcctcaccctccccatcACCAACCACTCGCTCTCACCTCTTTCCCATCTTCAGTTCGGACAAGATTCTTGTCCGGATCCAATTCCTTAACTCTGGACTTGATCCAGGTGACCCCGGAAGGGATGATGCTGGCTGTTGGGCGCCCTGACATGTTCAGGGGCTTTGCTCCAGCTCCGACCAGTGTCCACATGGGCTGGTAGTAGTGTTTCTGGAGAGGACACAATGAACGAAGGCAAATGTGTGGGTAAGGGCATTGAAGCAACAACCTTGACCCACCTTTGCCATCAAAGCTGTTAGGAGCACTTTAGCCTGGCAGACAGGCAGCTGAATGCCATGTTCAAGGGAGCCTAGACTGCACTCAGTGACATTGAGGGCCCAGCTCAACCAGCCTGCATGAACGCTGCCTTACTGCTGAGCAGCTTGGCATCTGCCCCAGATTCCGATATCTAGTCCCCGTCTCTCTGGCAGTTCCCAACCAGCTGAGCCGCGAATGTGACTGCAGACACAGTAACTCTGCTCAGAGCTGGCAGGTGTCTTGCTGTTGCCATCTTGCTCTGCAATGTGAATGGTGAAGCAGAGAGCTGATCTGCTCAACATTCTCATCCTTAGAGAAGGCCCTGATGCCAGTCACAGTCAGCAGAGCCCTGGTCTGGTCCCGGGGGCCGGTAATCACTAATACTAGGCAGATGTAGCCAGCACAAGTCATCTCAAAGCTGTGTCCAGCATGAACAGTGAATAAAAGGGAGCCAGGGTCTAGCAGAGCGGCCATTTGGAGAAGGGTTGCTTCGAGGTGGAAGCGATGCTGCTAGTGGTCAGAGTGTGGCTTTGACTAATTCAGGCTTTGGCGAGGAGAGCAAAGCAGCAAGGCACGGGCAAGGTCGGTCTTTCCCTTGTTTCATGGTGTATCAGGCAGTAAGGTCAGTCAGTGGGGTGGTGTGCACCTCCTGTCAGAGGTGGGAGATCAGAGGCAAGTCAGGTGTCCCTGACGACTTTGTCTGCAGGTTGTGTGTCCAGCTACAGATCCCCGAAGACCACATGGGTCAGTTGGAGCTGCAGGGAAGACTCACTGTGGTAGACAAACAGGGTTATAGACAGTAGCTTCAGAGATGGTCACACCCACAGTTCAGTTAGGCAGGTAGTACGGGAGTGTCCTGTGGCCATCTCCCTCTCAAACAAGTATActagtgaggcccaacgcaaattagaggaacagcacctcacatttttcttgggcagcttacatcctagcggcatgaatattgacttctccaacttcaagtaacccttgctttccctctctctccatccttcccccttcagtctgaagaaaggtctcgacctgaaatgtcacccattccttttctccagagatgctgcctgtcccgctgagttactccagtgttttgtgtctatctttggtttaaactagcatcaacatttccttcctacacataccagtTTGTGGGCTCTTTGGGGAGAATAGGCAACAGGCAGATCAATGGCACCATGACAGGCTCTGCTGTAAAGCAGAGTAGGCGAGCAACAGCGAGTAGGGTGAGCAGCCAGAGATCGTAGTTCATATTGGTACCATGCTGTTGAAAGAGAGATGTGGTCCTGCAGAAAATTTGGTAGTTAAGCAGCAAGgtgtgtaggtggggggggggtacaatTTACACTCGTCCTGTGTAGGAATTGAGAGAAGCGCTCATTGCCCTGAGAGTCACTGAGGGTTTGTGAGCAAAGGTTCACAGCCTCTAACATGTGTAAAGTAGCCAAGGTTCAACATGCAAATAACAGAAGGAAGACCTGCATTGTGAAATCACCAACTCAGCACATTCCAAactctcaggtacacaaaaatgctggagaaactcagcgggtgcagcagcatctatggagcgaaggaaataggtgacgtttcgggccgaaacccttcttcagactgatggggggtgggggggagaaggaaggaaaaaggtaggaggaggagcccgagggcggggggatgggaggatacagcttgagggttaaggaaggggaggagacagcaagggctagcaaaattgggagaattcaacattccaaACTCTGTTCTGTTCTGCCTGGTTCTGCAATGGTTGGTGACTGCTGAAATGcaataaacatttcacacatagcaACGTGGTGACAACTGTCATGAATTTGTTTGAGGGTTCAGGAGAACTCCCTGATTTTCAAGAAAATAGAGCAGTGGGGTTTTTACATCAAATGGGTCTTGATTTTGAAAGATGCCATTACTGAAATGAAATCCTGGCCATCACAGTGTTACCTACACACTGCCAGGCTGAACAAAgtagaaacgaagaactgcagatattggttaacATACCAAAGGGGAGTGTCCCGGGGACGCGCACCCGATCCACCCGCCAAACAACCGTGGCGCCGATGACCAGAGCGACGACTAGAACGCGCCCCGGTTGACCCGACttgccccacaggcctcccagggaaCTGCAGGGAAGCCGAGCGGCGAGGCCTgcctgggccgaaggagcctctaCGACGgtggcgatgggagcctcggcagcaaCGGGAGCCTCAGCGGCGGTGGAGCGTGAGGGGAGGAccatggggacccggcgtggggggatcaccgtgaagaacaatggggaccatcgtgagggacggtgggagaacaaaggggagggggattgggcactctagtttagaatcctctgcccaggggataagtctgtgtttgtttgtttgtatcttCATTTGTTCTGATGAAGGAGCTGTGTGcacagcagccagccaacagtcccttgtccttttttttcacttttaatttcaagtttttgtgtaccttgttgtgtgttgtgactgtaggCAGACCAATTTCCATCGGGGGATGAATAATGTTTATCGTATTGTGTCGtaaagtgctgggataactcagcaggtcaggcagctgaatcagaacctttttccccccaacatgattcgggtctgaggaaggattttgatttgaaaggtcacctatccatgttctccatgggtgCTCCCTGactgccgagttattccagcactttgtgtctttaccaGGCAGATCAAGTCGCCGGCATGCTGGACCTCCTGCTGGAGTAGGTACCCTGTGAGACTGTAGAATCGAGGAATGACCCAGGTCATGGTCTCACCTCACTCGGCTCAACGACAGCCACTCTTCCAGCGCCAACTTTCCACCTCATCCGTGCACTCATGGTAATTCCTCCCGTGCCACCTCCAAGGACCAAGACCTCATGGTGGCTTCTCGATGCGGAGCTCACCGAGACATGCAGTTGCCGCAATCCCATCCTCACGAGAGGCAGTCCACATTTCTGCAGCATCGCGGCACGTTGAACAACGGCCATTCCGATCAGCAGAGCTCCTGCAATCAGCAAGCAGTTAAAGAATTCCTCTCACACTGAACGTGCACGGACTAAAGTCGAGAACCCGAGCTCAGGATACACTAGCGGGTGGCTGGCTTGCATTCCATTACTGTAGCAAGTGGAATCCCTTGAGGTGGTAATGACGGAACTCAACGAAACAGCTGAAAATGCAAAAACAGCAGAAAACTGAGAAAGTAAAACATGTGAAGGTAGAATCAAAGTTAAACACTCAGGTCATTAacttggtgtttaagagggaaaagcagatgctggcagagaatcgaaggttacacagaaaagctggagaaactcagcgggtgcagcagcaactatggagcgaaggaaataggtcacgtttcgggccgaaaccctcttcagtctgaagaagggtttcggcccgaaacgttgcctatttccttcgctccatagatgctgctgcacccgctgagtttctccagcttttctgtgtaaccaggtCATTAACTTGGTATTGGTGCTGAGAAAAGAGAGGTCAggcagagaagagggagggacagTGAATATACttgttttcatatctttcattcatttgttctatatctctctatgtcatctgtcatttccctttcccctgactcgtctgaagaaggtctcgacccattccttctccccagatatgctgcctgtccggttgaactactccagcattatATTATAGTGAAGCTTGCTGCCTGCCGTCTGTGAGAAGTCTATTCTAttttaccagggccctgtataattaTGACACATCCTGATCCTCGAATCAATTGGCCGTAAATAATAGCAGACCATTTGCCTTCTTAACGGCTTACTGCAATTATTAGTTTCCTTCAGCTATCACTAACAAAGAAACACGTCTGTATTTACATCAATAATCCTCATTTGATCACCTTTCAAATAACGCGCTGTCATTCTGTTTTTCCCACTCATGTTGATAATCTCACGTTTATTCTGTCAGAAGGGAGTGAACCTTTTGAATTCTCCATTCCCCAGAGAGTTGACAAGATATTTAATCTGTTCTCAGCAGAGATCAAGGGACATTTAGagtcaaagagagagagagcgagaaagagagacagGAAGACCGAGTGAGTGTGCACAGGAACAGAccgtttgagtctgaagaagggtctcgacccaaaacgtcacctattccttcgctccatagatgcaagtCTACACTGCCTGCCCAGACGGACATGTAGACCTAACTCTGGATTTGGGGATGCACAGTGTTCACCgtgtcctcacccctctcctgcaATCAAAGCTCCATATTTCCTCTGTGCTGTCGAGGAGACGAGGGAGATGTGGATACAGGGGAGAGGTAAGAGAAACGTGAACATCATGTACCTCCAAATCCACAGTTAGGTCTACAGTGCGAAGTAGAGAACAGCAAATggcggtttacactgaagatagtcacaaaatgctagagtagctcagtgagtctgacagcatctctggagaaaaggaattggtgacgtttcaaatcaagaccctttttcagattgagagtcaggggagatgtgAAAAAGGTACAAAGGACAAAGgaatgaaaggtgtgaaaaggacaaatcaaacaTCCAGCCAgataatcaaggaaaggtagTCCATTgcgcaagaagaaactgcagatgttggtggtttaaacacaagatagacacaaaatgctggagtaactcagcaggctgaagaagggtttcagcccgaaacgttgcctatttccttcgctccatagatgctgctgcacccgctgagtttctccagcacttttgtctaccagtaaATCTAGCCGAttagggtgggggaagagagagggaatgcaacggttacttgaagttactcCACCTGAATAGGTGGTGTGAGATTTGCTGTAACATTTCGAAGGACAATGACAATGAGCAACTGCGACAGATCGCACAACGTCAGGCAGATCAGTGGCTCAGACCAAGTCCAGTGCACACACTCCATAACAAGTCAACACAAtcatgtgtgtgtctctctctctctctctctcactcatcgTGCCAGAAGCCAGGTTCACAAGAAAGGAATAAAATCCAACagacattgacctgaaacattaacccagTCTCTCTCCCCACAGACAGTGCTTGTTCAGCTTTGAACttgcagcattttgtctttttgctttgctTGCATTCTTTAACTTTGGACTCTTCCCGTCTCATGTTTCGGAGAAAGTCCCAATAAAACATTTGACTTCCTGTGGTTCCCATCTGGAGACCTTTGTTCAATACAATAACAATTCTTGTTATTtgtgatgggggagggaaggagggaggtgtTTTCATTAACAGTTCCGTGTCtattggcccactgaatctgtccCTTGCTTCCTGCCATACCACACAATGACTAGATTCACCATTCAGTCCATTGTAACTGAGGCAATCCCCTGACTTGCATTCCATGACTCTTTCCCTGGTCCTATTTCACATTAATTTGCTCCCTGCTTGAAAGTTCTCGGCAAATCCATTTCCACTTCTTATCCaattcacaatttaaaaataaatggcttCTCATCTTCCCTCCTGATCTGCAGTATCTGTTCACCAGTCTCCCTCTCACTGCAAAACATTTTGACATATTTATGAGAATTTAAAATTTCCATGATTTGGAACATTTCTACAACACtgctttttttttacctgctCCTGTTGCCCTCATTTCTGGCACCCTGGTAAATGTTCCTTGTGTGGTGCCCAGAAAAAGTACAATACATGGGGGGAGGGCAGTCAGCTGATGCTACCACCTTTACATTAACTTCTGTAGTTCTATTTATAAAGTCAGGATCAGATTTGTTTCCCTAACTACTTTCTGGACTTGTCCTGTGTTCGCACCCAGCTCATAACGTGGTACCACTTCACTGCTCTTGCCACACCCTACTGTTTTCAGCTTTAGGAGATTGTGTATTTTTATGATCATATTTCATTCTGTAGTAATATACCTATTAAATGTAAAGTTAATGCCAGAGAATTTACAGCTCTGTGCATCTGAGCACTGCAGAATGAACAAATTTTTCAAGGCAATTTAACTTCATGACtttttatggtgttgaaggcaataTCAACACACGGCCTGACCACATACAGCCACTGGCCAGGTACACCTAGGGGATGATTTCAGCTGAAATGTTTGCTTAAGTACAAAAATGTTCTAGAAGTGGACTTGATTCTAGAACCCACATCTGCATTATGAATCATAATTAGAGTCATAAggccctgtcccatgagcatgcgactccatgcggcaagcgcgacctaaagggccggtcccaccagcatgtgattccatgcggcaagcgcgacctgacgtggtcgcttgagccgtacggcctcgcggggccggtcgcaCTTCGAttaccggagccatatggagttgtgcggagctggtcccgacatcgtgcggggctccggaaaactgaccgtgtttaaaaattccgcacggcaacggcctgccggcccgcagccgcctcgacaccgtacgcccgtcggacttcgctcgaacttcacgtcactcactcgacctctgtgcgtatggcgtcgaggcagctgcgggctttaggtcgcgcttgccgcatggagtcgcatgcttgtgggacaggccctatagagtAACACGgcagagaaacagacccttcggcccaacttgcccacgaaaaccattcggcccttcgagcctgcaccgccattcaatatgatcatggctgatcatccaactcagtatcccgtacctgccttctctccataccctctgatccacttagccacaagggccacatctaactccctcttaaatatagccaatgaactggcctcgactacccactcagagttccagagattcaccactctctgtgtgaaaaaagttcttctcatctcgtttgttttttttttttggctatatttaagagggagttagatgtggcccttgaactggcctcgactaccctctgtggcagagagttccagagattcaccactctctgtttgaaaaacgttcttctcatctcggttttaaaggatttcccccttatccttaagctgtgaccccttgtcctggacttccccaacatcgggagcagtcttcctgcatctagcctgtccaaccccttaagaattttgtaagtttctataagatcccctctcaatctcctaaattctagagagtataaaccaagtctatccagtctttcttcataagacagtcctgacatcccaggaatcagtctggtgaaccttctctgcactccctctatggcaataatgtccttcctcagatttggagaccaaaactgtacgcaatactccaggtgtggtctcaccaataccctgtacaactgcagtagaacctccctgctcctatactcaaatccttttgctatgaaagctaacataccatccgctttcttcactgcctgctgcacctgcatgcctactttcaatgactggtgtaccatgacacccaggtctcgctgcatctccccttttcctagtcggccaccatttagataatagtctgctttcctgtttttgccaccaaaatggataacctcacatttatccacattatactgcatctgccaaacatttgcccactcacccagcctatccaagtcaccttgcagtctcctagcatcctcctcacagctaacactgccccccagtttagtgtcatccgcaaacttggagatattgccttcaattccctcatccagatcattaatatatattgtaaatagctggggtcccagcactgagccttgcggtaccccactagtcactgcctgccattgtgaaaaggacc
The genomic region above belongs to Leucoraja erinacea ecotype New England chromosome 33, Leri_hhj_1, whole genome shotgun sequence and contains:
- the sqor gene encoding sulfide:quinone oxidoreductase, mitochondrial isoform X1, coding for MAVVQRAAMLQKCGLPLVRMGLRQLHVSVSSASRSHHEVLVLGGGTGGITMSARMRWKVGAGRVAVVEPSEKHYYQPMWTLVGAGAKPLNMSGRPTASIIPSGVTWIKSRVKELDPDKNLVRTEDGKELTYRYLIVALGIELHYEKIKGLPEGFNFPRIGSNYSVTFVEKTWRALQDFEEGNAIFTHPNTPIKCAGASQKIMYLSEHYLRKMGKRSKANIIFNTSLPVIFGVKKYADSLLEIVKARNINVNYRMNLIEVRPDKQEAVFELLDSPGETKMIQYEMLHVTPPMGPSHVVQKSALADAGGWVDVDKENLQHKKYPNVFGIGDCTNLPTSKTAAAVAAQSAILSKTISMVMKNQKPMSKYDGYTSCPLVTSYNKCVLAEFDYESQPLETFPFNQGKERRSMFHMKAHVMPFLYWHAFLKGLWGGPAPLRKLMHLGTK
- the sqor gene encoding sulfide:quinone oxidoreductase, mitochondrial isoform X2, translating into MLSGLFYVCGEGRRVGENFVLRDRGLCICNFQIEPILPQSTFETRVWPQPPVLSVCIARPHVTFPELRFDPTEVRSHRQKRCVHCPPETARALLIGMAVVQRAAMLQKCGLPLVRMGLRQLHVSVSSASRSHHEVLVLGGGTGGITMSARMRWKVGAGRVAVVEPSEKHYYQPMWTLVGAGAKPLNMSGRPTASIIPSGVTWIKSRVKELDPDKNLVRTEDGKELTYRYLIVALGIELHYEKIKGLPEGFNFPRIGSNYSVTFVEKTWRALQDFEEGNAIFTHPNTPIKCAGASQKIMYLSEHYLRKMGKRSKANIIFNTSLPVIFGVKKYADSLLEIVKARNINVNYRMNLIEVRPDKQEAVFELLDSPGETKMIQYEMLHVTPPMGPSHVVQKSALADAGGWVDVDKENLQHKKYPNVFGIGDCTNLPTSKTAAAVAAQSAILSKTISMVMKNQKPMSKYDGYTSCPLVTSYNKCVLAEFDYESQPLETFPFNQGKERRSMFHMKAHVMPFLYWHAFLKGLWGGPAPLRKLMHLGTK